From Streptomyces sp. NBC_00370, a single genomic window includes:
- a CDS encoding amidohydrolase, whose amino-acid sequence MIETASMVDQYCHGVLRTELGLGTFEAQLGRTAGAPAAGTTFFDTQTGFAVRRWCPPLLGLEPHCAPARYLARRRELGAAEAGRLLLRGTGISTYLVDTGLPGDLTGPAEMAVAGGADAREIVRLEPLAQQIADTSGSVDALLANLAEAVHAAAASAVAFISVTGLGHGGALAPQPPGPGEVRGAAGRWLAARSAGDAVTDPVLLRHLLWTAVASGLPLQLRVGSCEPVLLRDFAEATEGLGTDLVLLGAYPHHRQAAQLTGVFPHVYADLGPVLAHTGAGAAAVLAEILELAPFGKLLFSSGARGLPELHVVGARVFREALARVLGGWVADGAWAIGDAQRVAEMIASGNARRVYRLPDAGQPGGGPSDGG is encoded by the coding sequence ATGATCGAAACAGCGTCCATGGTGGACCAGTACTGCCACGGAGTACTCCGTACGGAACTGGGCCTCGGCACCTTCGAGGCCCAGCTCGGCAGGACGGCGGGCGCCCCGGCCGCCGGCACCACCTTCTTCGACACCCAGACGGGGTTCGCCGTACGGCGCTGGTGCCCGCCGCTCCTCGGCCTTGAGCCGCACTGCGCGCCGGCCCGCTATCTGGCCCGCCGCCGTGAGCTGGGCGCCGCCGAGGCGGGCAGGCTGCTGCTGCGCGGGACGGGGATCTCCACCTATCTCGTGGACACCGGGCTGCCCGGTGATCTGACCGGGCCCGCCGAGATGGCCGTGGCGGGCGGCGCCGACGCCCGGGAGATCGTCCGGCTCGAACCGCTGGCCCAGCAGATCGCCGACACCTCGGGGTCCGTCGATGCGCTGCTCGCCAACCTCGCCGAGGCCGTGCACGCCGCAGCCGCTTCGGCCGTCGCCTTCATCTCCGTCACCGGGCTCGGCCACGGCGGCGCCCTGGCCCCGCAGCCGCCGGGGCCCGGCGAGGTCAGAGGCGCGGCGGGCCGCTGGCTCGCCGCGCGCTCGGCGGGTGACGCGGTCACCGACCCCGTACTGCTGCGGCATCTGCTGTGGACGGCCGTCGCGTCAGGACTGCCGCTGCAACTGCGCGTCGGCTCCTGCGAGCCGGTCCTGCTCCGGGACTTCGCCGAGGCGACGGAGGGGCTCGGCACCGATCTGGTGCTGCTCGGCGCGTATCCGCACCACCGTCAGGCGGCGCAGCTGACCGGGGTCTTCCCGCACGTGTACGCGGATCTGGGCCCCGTACTCGCGCACACCGGGGCGGGCGCCGCGGCCGTGCTCGCTGAGATCCTGGAACTCGCGCCGTTCGGGAAGCTGCTGTTCTCCAGCGGCGCGCGCGGGCTGCCCGAACTGCACGTGGTCGGGGCCCGGGTGTTCAGGGAAGCCCTCGCGCGGGTGCTGGGCGGCTGGGTCGCCGACGGTGCCTGGGCGATCGGCGACGCGCAGCGCGTCGCCGAGATGATCGCGTCGGGCAACGCCCGCCGGGTCTACCGGCTGCCGGACGCGGGACAGCCGGGCGGCGGTCCTTCAGACGGCGGGTGA
- the sufB gene encoding Fe-S cluster assembly protein SufB, giving the protein MTLPTETAHPELDGLGTYEFGWADSDAAGAAAKRGLSEAVVRDISQKKNEPEWMLKLRLKGLKLFGKKPMPNWGSDLSGIHFDNIKYFVRSTEKQAESWEDLPEDIKNTYDKLGIPEAEKQRLVAGVAAQYESEVVYHQIREDLEEQGVIFKDTDTALRENPELFEEYFGTVIPVGDNKFASLNSAVWSGGSFIYVPKGVHVDIPLQAYFRINTENMGQFERTLIIVDEDAYVHYVEGCTAPIYSSDSLHSAVVEIIVKKGGRCRYTTIQNWSNNVYNLVTKRAVAYEGATMEWVDGNIGSKVTMKYPAVYLMGEHAKGETLSIAFAGEGQHQDAGAKMVHMAPNTSSNIVSKSVARGGGRTSYRGLIEIGEGAAGSKSNVLCDALLVDTISRSDTYPYVDVREDDVSMGHEATVSKVSEDQLFYLMSRGMTEFEAMAMIVRGFVEPIAKELPMEYALELNRLIELQMEGSVG; this is encoded by the coding sequence ATGACGCTCCCCACAGAGACCGCCCATCCTGAGCTCGACGGTCTGGGTACGTACGAATTCGGCTGGGCCGACTCCGACGCCGCCGGCGCCGCCGCCAAGCGCGGACTCTCCGAAGCTGTCGTCCGCGACATCTCGCAGAAGAAGAACGAGCCGGAGTGGATGCTGAAGCTGCGGCTGAAGGGCCTCAAGCTCTTCGGCAAGAAGCCCATGCCGAACTGGGGCTCCGACCTGTCGGGCATCCACTTCGACAACATCAAGTACTTCGTGCGGTCCACCGAGAAGCAGGCCGAGTCCTGGGAGGACCTGCCGGAGGACATCAAGAACACGTACGACAAGCTCGGCATCCCCGAGGCGGAGAAGCAGCGCCTCGTGGCCGGCGTCGCCGCCCAGTACGAGTCCGAGGTCGTCTACCACCAGATCCGCGAGGACCTGGAGGAGCAGGGCGTCATCTTCAAGGACACCGACACGGCGCTGCGTGAGAACCCGGAGCTGTTCGAGGAGTACTTCGGCACGGTCATCCCGGTCGGCGACAACAAGTTCGCGTCGCTGAACTCGGCCGTGTGGTCCGGCGGCTCCTTCATCTACGTGCCGAAGGGTGTGCACGTCGACATCCCGCTCCAGGCCTACTTCCGTATCAACACGGAGAACATGGGCCAGTTCGAGCGGACGCTGATCATCGTCGACGAGGACGCCTACGTCCACTACGTCGAAGGCTGCACCGCCCCGATCTACTCCTCGGACTCGCTGCACAGCGCCGTGGTCGAGATCATCGTCAAGAAGGGCGGCCGCTGCCGCTACACGACCATCCAGAACTGGTCGAACAACGTCTACAACCTGGTCACCAAGCGCGCCGTGGCGTACGAGGGCGCGACCATGGAGTGGGTCGACGGCAACATCGGCTCCAAGGTCACCATGAAGTACCCGGCCGTCTACCTGATGGGCGAGCACGCCAAGGGTGAGACGCTGTCCATCGCCTTCGCGGGCGAGGGCCAGCACCAGGACGCCGGCGCCAAGATGGTCCACATGGCCCCGAACACCTCGTCGAACATCGTCTCCAAGTCGGTGGCCCGCGGTGGCGGCCGTACGTCCTACCGGGGACTGATCGAGATCGGCGAGGGCGCCGCGGGCTCCAAGTCCAACGTGCTCTGTGACGCGCTGCTGGTCGACACGATCTCCCGCTCCGACACGTACCCGTACGTGGACGTGCGCGAGGACGACGTGTCGATGGGCCACGAGGCGACCGTCTCCAAGGTCTCCGAGGACCAGCTCTTCTACCTGATGAGCCGGGGCATGACGGAGTTCGAGGCGATGGCGATGATCGTGCGCGGCTTCGTCGAGCCGATCGCCAAGGAGCTGCCCATGGAGTACGCCCTGGAGCTCAACCGGCTGATCGAGCTGCAGATGGAAGGCTCGGTCGGCTGA
- a CDS encoding ABC transporter permease — MSTGTTTAGGTGTYAPAPGAAPLGRMIGAQTLFETKLLLRNGEQLLLTVIIPSLLLVLFSTVDIIDTGAAKSVDFLAPGILALAVLSTAFTGQAIATGFERRYGVLKRLAVSPLPRWGLMTAKTLAVLVTEVLQVVLLAVIALLLGWSPHGNPLAVLLLLVLGTATFSGLGLLMAGTLRAEATLAAANLVFLLLLVGGGVIVPLDKFPEGARAVLDLLPISALSDGLRDVLQHGAAMPWGDLGILAVWAAVGLGAAATFFRWE; from the coding sequence ATGAGCACGGGTACCACCACGGCGGGCGGTACGGGTACGTACGCCCCCGCGCCCGGCGCGGCCCCGCTCGGCCGCATGATCGGCGCGCAGACGCTGTTCGAGACGAAGCTGCTGCTGCGCAACGGGGAGCAGCTGCTGCTGACCGTGATCATCCCTTCGCTGCTGCTGGTCCTCTTCTCGACAGTCGACATCATCGACACCGGCGCGGCGAAGTCGGTGGACTTCCTGGCGCCCGGCATCCTCGCGCTCGCCGTGCTGTCCACAGCGTTCACCGGGCAGGCCATCGCCACCGGTTTCGAGCGCCGTTACGGGGTGCTGAAGCGGCTCGCCGTCTCGCCGCTCCCCCGGTGGGGCCTGATGACGGCGAAGACGCTCGCCGTCCTGGTCACCGAGGTGCTTCAGGTGGTGCTGCTCGCGGTCATCGCGCTGCTGCTCGGCTGGTCGCCGCACGGCAATCCGCTCGCCGTCCTGCTGCTGCTCGTCCTCGGCACCGCCACGTTCTCCGGGCTCGGTCTGCTGATGGCGGGCACGCTCAGGGCCGAGGCGACGCTGGCCGCGGCGAACCTGGTCTTCCTGCTGCTCCTGGTGGGCGGCGGGGTGATCGTGCCGCTGGACAAGTTCCCCGAGGGGGCGCGGGCGGTGCTGGACCTGCTGCCGATCTCCGCGCTCTCCGACGGGCTGCGGGACGTCCTGCAGCACGGGGCCGCGATGCCGTGGGGCGACCTCGGGATCCTCGCCGTGTGGGCCGCCGTCGGACTCGGCGCCGCTGCCACGTTCTTCCGCTGGGAGTGA
- the tkt gene encoding transketolase, producing the protein MSTKPTTTDLEWTDLDRRAVDTVRVLAMDAVQKVGNGHPGTAMSLAPAAYVLFQKLLRHDPADAQWTGRDRFVLSAGHSSLTLYIQLYLAGYGLELDDLESFRTWGSKTPGHPEYGHTVGVETTTGPLGQGVANAVGMAMASRYERGLYDPDAAPGTSPFDHTIWAVAGDGCLQEGVSGEASSLAGHQKLGNLVLLWDDNHISIEGDTETAVSEDTLKRYEAYGWHVQRVEQQENGDLDPVGLYNALKAAQAETERPSFIAARSIIAWPAPHAQNTGAAHGAALGEDEVAATKKVLGFDPEKTFDVSDEVLAHTREALDRGREVRGEWEKSFAAWRTANPERAATFDRIRAGELPEGWESHLPAFETGKSVATRAASGKVLEALGGVIPELWGGSADLAGSNNTTFDKTSSFLPADNPLPGADPYGRTVHYGIREHAMGSTMNGISLHGNTRIYGGTFLVFSDYMRAPVRLAALMQVPVTYVWTHDSIGLGEDGPTHQPVEHLAVLRAIPGLNIVRPADANETAIAWREILKRHAKRSPHGLALTRQGVPTYEANEDAAKGGYVLFDAEGQDGQKTAPQVVLIATGSEVQLAVEAREQLQAAGVPARVVSMPSVEWFDEQDQGYRDSVLPPSVKARVAVEAGIGLTWHRFVGEAGRIVSLEHFGASADGKVLFREFGFTAEAVASAARESLEASAR; encoded by the coding sequence GTGAGCACCAAGCCGACCACCACAGACCTCGAGTGGACCGATCTGGACCGTCGGGCAGTCGACACCGTCCGCGTCCTGGCCATGGATGCCGTACAGAAGGTCGGCAACGGCCATCCCGGTACGGCCATGAGCCTGGCGCCTGCCGCCTATGTGCTGTTCCAGAAGCTTCTGCGGCACGACCCCGCCGACGCCCAGTGGACCGGCCGCGACCGATTCGTCCTGTCGGCCGGTCACTCGTCTCTGACCCTCTACATCCAGCTCTACCTGGCCGGCTACGGCCTGGAGCTGGACGACCTGGAGTCGTTCCGCACCTGGGGTTCGAAGACCCCCGGCCACCCGGAGTACGGACACACCGTCGGCGTCGAGACCACCACGGGCCCGCTCGGCCAGGGTGTCGCGAACGCCGTGGGCATGGCGATGGCCTCGCGCTACGAGCGCGGTCTCTACGACCCCGACGCGGCGCCGGGCACCTCCCCGTTCGACCACACCATCTGGGCCGTCGCCGGTGACGGCTGCCTCCAGGAGGGTGTCTCCGGTGAGGCGTCCTCGCTCGCGGGCCACCAGAAGCTCGGCAATCTGGTCCTGCTGTGGGACGACAACCACATCTCCATCGAGGGCGACACGGAGACCGCGGTCTCCGAGGACACCCTCAAGCGCTACGAGGCGTACGGCTGGCACGTCCAGCGCGTCGAGCAGCAGGAGAACGGCGACCTCGACCCGGTCGGCCTGTACAACGCGCTGAAGGCAGCGCAGGCGGAGACCGAGCGCCCCTCCTTCATCGCGGCGCGCTCGATCATCGCCTGGCCCGCCCCGCACGCGCAGAACACCGGCGCGGCGCACGGCGCGGCGCTCGGTGAGGACGAGGTCGCCGCCACGAAGAAGGTCCTCGGTTTCGACCCGGAGAAGACCTTCGACGTCTCCGACGAGGTGCTCGCGCACACCCGCGAGGCGCTGGACCGCGGCCGTGAGGTGCGCGGCGAGTGGGAGAAGTCGTTCGCCGCGTGGCGCACCGCCAACCCGGAGCGCGCCGCCACGTTCGACCGGATCAGGGCGGGCGAGCTGCCCGAGGGCTGGGAGAGCCATCTGCCGGCCTTCGAGACCGGCAAGTCCGTTGCCACCCGCGCCGCTTCGGGCAAGGTCCTGGAAGCGCTCGGCGGTGTCATCCCCGAGCTGTGGGGCGGTTCGGCCGACCTCGCGGGCTCGAACAACACCACCTTCGACAAGACGTCGTCGTTCCTCCCGGCGGACAACCCGCTGCCGGGCGCCGACCCGTACGGCCGCACGGTGCACTACGGCATCCGTGAGCACGCCATGGGCTCGACGATGAACGGCATCTCGCTGCACGGCAACACCCGTATCTACGGCGGCACCTTCCTGGTGTTCTCCGACTACATGCGCGCGCCGGTCAGGCTGGCGGCGCTGATGCAGGTGCCCGTCACCTACGTGTGGACGCACGACTCGATCGGTCTCGGCGAGGACGGCCCGACGCACCAGCCGGTCGAGCACCTCGCGGTGCTGCGCGCGATCCCCGGGCTGAACATCGTGCGGCCCGCGGACGCCAACGAGACGGCGATCGCCTGGCGCGAGATCCTGAAGCGGCACGCGAAGCGCTCGCCGCACGGTCTGGCGCTGACCCGCCAGGGCGTCCCGACGTACGAGGCCAACGAGGACGCGGCCAAGGGCGGTTACGTCCTGTTCGACGCCGAGGGTCAGGACGGACAGAAGACGGCGCCGCAGGTCGTGCTGATCGCCACGGGCTCCGAGGTGCAGCTCGCCGTCGAGGCGCGCGAGCAGCTTCAGGCCGCAGGTGTCCCGGCGCGTGTCGTGTCGATGCCGTCGGTCGAATGGTTCGACGAGCAGGACCAGGGGTACCGGGATTCGGTGCTGCCGCCGTCCGTGAAGGCGCGGGTGGCGGTCGAGGCCGGGATCGGGCTCACCTGGCACCGGTTCGTGGGAGAGGCAGGACGCATCGTCTCGCTGGAGCACTTCGGTGCCTCGGCCGACGGCAAGGTGCTCTTCCGCGAGTTCGGATTCACCGCCGAAGCCGTGGCCTCGGCGGCCCGGGAATCTCTTGAAGCCTCAGCGCGCTGA
- a CDS encoding helix-turn-helix transcriptional regulator: protein MKYVGEAPQEELATGEHSTRNRVARSILDHGPSTVSDLAGRLGLTQAAVRRHLDALAADNVVEPREQRVYGSRGRGRPAKAFALTDCGRDAFDQSYDKLAAEALHWIAQAAGGGEQGEAAVAAFARARIAGQAEAYRAAVEAAAPDRRTEALAKALSTDGYAAAARSAPNSQGEQLCQHHCPVAHVAEKFPQLCEAETEFFSELLGTHVQRLATIAHGDGVCTTFIPRSTPQTTDHATESTAGRNPA from the coding sequence GTGAAATACGTTGGCGAGGCTCCCCAGGAGGAACTCGCGACCGGTGAGCACTCCACTCGCAACCGTGTCGCGCGCTCCATCCTGGACCACGGCCCGTCCACCGTCTCCGATCTGGCGGGGCGCCTCGGGCTCACCCAGGCGGCCGTCCGCCGTCATCTCGACGCGCTCGCGGCCGACAACGTCGTGGAACCGCGCGAACAGCGCGTCTACGGCTCGCGCGGCCGTGGCAGGCCGGCCAAGGCGTTCGCCCTGACCGACTGCGGCAGGGACGCCTTCGACCAGTCGTACGACAAGCTGGCAGCCGAGGCGCTGCACTGGATCGCGCAGGCGGCCGGCGGCGGGGAACAGGGCGAGGCGGCCGTGGCCGCCTTCGCCCGTGCCCGGATCGCCGGCCAGGCCGAGGCGTACCGCGCGGCGGTCGAGGCCGCCGCGCCCGACCGGCGTACCGAGGCGCTCGCCAAGGCGCTGAGCACCGACGGGTACGCTGCCGCGGCGCGCTCCGCGCCGAACAGCCAGGGCGAGCAGCTCTGCCAGCACCACTGCCCGGTGGCCCATGTCGCCGAGAAGTTCCCGCAGCTCTGCGAGGCCGAGACGGAATTCTTTTCCGAGCTTCTCGGTACGCATGTGCAGCGACTGGCCACCATCGCCCACGGCGACGGGGTCTGCACGACCTTCATTCCCCGCTCCACCCCACAGACCACCGATCACGCAACTGAAAGCACAGCCGGGAGGAACCCCGCATGA
- a CDS encoding COX15/CtaA family protein, producing MHKLAPTIVAVLTPLAYIAQRWTPSPRTLQRAALAAVLMSVAIIVTGGAVRLTSSGLGCDTWPKCTDNSLVATPEQGIHGAIEFSNRMLTYVLSAAVGWAIIAARAAKPRRRPLTRLAWSQFWLVMSNAVLGGITVLAGLNPWTVAGHLLAALGLLTVATLTWLRTREGDGAPRPRVPRPLFRLCSVLLVATALLMAAGTIVTGTGPHAGDSSDVPRMPFDWVATVHLHEVLAFVVVALAAAMWVGLRVVDAPLDTRKIARNLVLVLLAQGVIGYVQYLTDLPEVLVGVHMFGLALVWIGTLRMRMCLRERPVTTAEIPAQADAALSPAV from the coding sequence CTGCACAAGCTCGCGCCTACGATAGTTGCCGTGTTGACCCCCCTCGCCTATATCGCCCAGCGGTGGACGCCTTCGCCCCGTACGCTCCAGCGCGCCGCGCTCGCCGCCGTACTGATGTCGGTGGCCATCATCGTCACCGGCGGCGCCGTCCGGCTGACCAGCTCGGGACTCGGCTGCGACACCTGGCCCAAGTGCACGGACAACAGCCTGGTCGCCACGCCCGAGCAGGGGATCCACGGCGCGATCGAGTTCAGCAACCGGATGCTGACGTACGTCCTGTCGGCGGCCGTCGGCTGGGCGATCATCGCCGCGCGGGCGGCCAAGCCCCGGCGGCGCCCGCTCACCCGGCTCGCCTGGTCGCAGTTCTGGCTGGTGATGAGCAACGCCGTGCTCGGCGGCATCACCGTCCTGGCAGGCCTCAACCCGTGGACCGTGGCGGGCCATCTCCTCGCCGCCCTCGGACTGTTGACCGTCGCGACGCTGACCTGGCTGCGCACCCGTGAGGGCGACGGCGCACCGCGGCCGCGCGTGCCGCGCCCGCTGTTCCGGCTCTGCTCGGTGCTGCTGGTCGCCACCGCGCTCCTGATGGCGGCGGGCACGATCGTGACGGGCACGGGACCGCACGCGGGCGACAGCAGCGATGTGCCGCGGATGCCCTTCGACTGGGTGGCCACGGTCCATCTGCACGAGGTGCTGGCGTTCGTGGTCGTCGCGCTGGCCGCCGCGATGTGGGTAGGGCTGCGGGTCGTCGACGCCCCGCTCGACACCCGCAAGATCGCCCGCAACCTGGTGCTGGTGCTGCTCGCCCAGGGGGTCATCGGGTACGTGCAGTATCTGACCGATCTGCCCGAAGTCCTGGTCGGCGTGCATATGTTCGGCCTGGCCCTGGTGTGGATCGGCACGCTGCGGATGCGGATGTGTCTGCGCGAGCGCCCGGTGACCACGGCCGAGATCCCCGCGCAGGCGGACGCCGCGCTGTCACCCGCCGTCTGA
- the tal gene encoding transaldolase, with product MTDALKRLSDEGVAIWLDDLSRKRITSGNLAELIDQQHVVGVTTNPSIFQKAISQGDGYDTQLTDLATRRVTVEEAVRMITTADVRDAADILRPTFDATGGQDGRVSIEVDPRLAHNTRATVAEAKQLAWLVDRPNTLIKIPATEAGLPAITETIARGISVNVTLIFSLERYRKVMDAYLSGLEKAKAAGLDLSKIHSVASFFVSRVDTEIDKRLDALGTDEAKAARGKVAVANARLAYEAYEEVFSSERWAPLDRAQANKQRPLWASTGVKDKAYKDTLYVDDLVAPNTVNTMPEATLDATADHGSITGDTVRGTYDQARADIEAVEKLGISYDEVVQLLEDEGVEKFEASWTDLLKSTEAELKRLAPSEG from the coding sequence ATGACAGACGCACTCAAGCGCCTCTCCGACGAAGGCGTCGCGATCTGGCTCGACGACCTTTCACGCAAGCGGATCACGTCCGGCAATCTGGCCGAACTGATCGACCAGCAGCATGTGGTGGGCGTGACCACGAACCCCTCGATCTTCCAGAAGGCGATCTCGCAGGGCGACGGGTACGACACCCAGCTCACCGACCTGGCCACGCGCCGGGTCACCGTCGAGGAAGCCGTCCGGATGATCACGACGGCGGACGTGCGTGACGCGGCCGACATCCTGCGTCCGACCTTCGACGCGACCGGCGGCCAGGACGGCCGGGTCTCGATCGAGGTGGACCCGCGGCTCGCGCACAACACCCGGGCGACCGTCGCCGAGGCCAAGCAGCTCGCCTGGCTGGTGGACCGCCCGAACACGCTCATCAAGATCCCCGCGACCGAGGCAGGCCTGCCGGCGATCACGGAGACCATCGCCAGGGGCATCAGCGTCAACGTCACGCTGATCTTCTCGCTGGAGCGCTACCGCAAGGTGATGGACGCCTACCTGTCGGGTCTGGAGAAGGCGAAGGCCGCCGGCCTCGACCTCTCCAAGATCCACTCGGTGGCGTCCTTCTTCGTGTCCCGGGTGGACACCGAGATCGACAAGCGGCTCGACGCGCTGGGCACGGACGAGGCGAAGGCGGCGCGCGGCAAGGTGGCCGTGGCCAACGCCCGGCTCGCCTACGAGGCGTACGAAGAGGTCTTCAGCTCCGAGCGCTGGGCGCCCCTCGACCGGGCGCAGGCCAACAAGCAGCGTCCGCTGTGGGCCTCCACGGGTGTGAAGGACAAGGCGTACAAGGACACCCTGTACGTCGACGACCTGGTCGCCCCGAACACGGTCAACACCATGCCGGAGGCGACGCTCGACGCCACCGCCGACCACGGCTCGATCACCGGTGACACGGTGCGCGGCACGTACGACCAGGCGCGCGCCGACATCGAGGCCGTCGAGAAGCTGGGGATCTCGTACGACGAGGTCGTCCAGCTGCTGGAGGACGAGGGCGTCGAGAAGTTCGAGGCGTCCTGGACCGATCTGCTCAAGTCGACCGAGGCGGAGCTCAAGCGCCTCGCCCCTTCGGAGGGCTGA
- a CDS encoding heme o synthase, protein MTAVESRPAGVAALTPSPRGHRPFGARAKAFVALTKPRIIELLLITTVPVMFLASQDVPDLWLVLVTCVGGYLSAGGANALNMYIDRDIDALMDRTSQRPLVTGMVSPRECLAFGLGLAVFSTLWFGLLVNWLSAALSLGALLFYVVVYTMILKRRTSQNIVWGGIAGCMPVLIGWSAVTNSVSWAPVILFLVMFFWTPPHYWPLSMKVKDDYARVGVPMLPVVASNRVVARQIVAYSWVMVAVSLLLTPLGYTGWFYTTVALVAGGYWLWEAHGLNSRAKAGEVGAKLKEMRLFHWSITYVSILFVAVAVDPFLR, encoded by the coding sequence GTGACGGCCGTCGAGTCCCGACCCGCAGGGGTCGCCGCCTTGACTCCGAGCCCGAGGGGCCATCGGCCGTTCGGAGCCCGCGCCAAGGCATTCGTGGCACTGACCAAGCCACGGATCATCGAGCTGTTGCTCATCACCACCGTTCCGGTGATGTTCCTCGCCTCGCAGGACGTACCGGATCTCTGGCTGGTGCTCGTCACCTGCGTCGGCGGTTATCTCTCCGCCGGCGGCGCCAACGCGCTCAACATGTACATCGACCGCGACATCGACGCCCTGATGGACCGTACGTCGCAGCGTCCGCTGGTCACCGGCATGGTCTCGCCGCGCGAGTGCCTGGCCTTCGGTCTCGGCCTCGCGGTCTTCTCGACGCTGTGGTTCGGACTTCTGGTCAACTGGCTGTCGGCGGCGCTGTCGTTGGGCGCCCTGCTCTTCTACGTCGTCGTCTACACGATGATCCTCAAGCGGCGTACCTCGCAGAACATCGTGTGGGGCGGGATCGCCGGCTGCATGCCCGTGCTGATCGGCTGGTCCGCCGTCACCAACTCGGTGTCCTGGGCCCCGGTCATCCTCTTCCTGGTGATGTTCTTCTGGACGCCGCCGCACTACTGGCCGCTGTCGATGAAGGTGAAGGACGACTACGCACGCGTGGGCGTCCCGATGCTGCCGGTCGTCGCGTCCAATCGGGTGGTCGCCCGGCAGATCGTCGCCTACAGCTGGGTGATGGTCGCCGTCTCGCTGCTGCTGACCCCGCTGGGCTACACCGGCTGGTTCTACACCACGGTCGCGCTGGTCGCCGGCGGCTACTGGCTGTGGGAGGCGCACGGGCTGAACTCGCGCGCCAAGGCGGGCGAGGTGGGCGCCAAGCTCAAGGAGATGCGGCTGTTCCACTGGTCCATCACCTACGTCTCGATCCTCTTCGTCGCCGTAGCGGTGGACCCCTTCCTCCGATAA
- a CDS encoding ABC transporter ATP-binding protein — protein MRSVNPGGSLPDSGSAAGRASGDPVVEVRGLVKRYGDKTAVNGLDLLVRAGTVTAVLGPNGAGKTTTVETCEGYRRPDAGTVRVLGLDPVTEAVALRPRIGVMLQSGGVYSGARAEEMLRHMARLHARPLDVDALIERLGLDSCGRTTYRRLSGGQQQRLALALAVVGRPELVFLDEPTAGLDPQARRATWELVRELRADGVGVVLTTHFMDEAEQLADDVVIIDAGRAVAQGSPETLCRGGAENTLRFTGRPGLDLGSLLKALPDGSAADELSSGVYRISGTIDPQLLATVTSWCAQHGVMAAGISVERHTLEDVFLELTGKELR, from the coding sequence ATGCGCAGCGTCAACCCGGGTGGCTCACTGCCCGACAGCGGTTCAGCCGCGGGCCGGGCCTCCGGAGACCCCGTCGTCGAGGTTCGCGGACTGGTCAAACGGTACGGCGACAAGACGGCGGTGAACGGCCTCGACCTGCTGGTACGGGCCGGCACCGTCACCGCCGTCCTCGGTCCCAACGGGGCCGGCAAGACGACCACGGTCGAGACCTGCGAGGGCTACCGCAGACCCGACGCGGGCACGGTACGGGTGCTGGGCCTCGACCCGGTGACGGAAGCGGTGGCCCTCCGGCCGCGTATCGGCGTGATGCTCCAGTCCGGCGGCGTGTACTCGGGAGCGCGCGCCGAGGAAATGCTCCGCCACATGGCGCGACTGCACGCCCGTCCGCTGGACGTGGACGCCCTCATCGAGCGGCTGGGCCTCGACAGCTGCGGCCGTACGACGTACCGCAGGCTCTCCGGCGGCCAGCAGCAGCGGCTCGCCCTGGCGCTCGCCGTCGTCGGCCGCCCCGAACTGGTCTTCCTCGACGAGCCGACGGCGGGACTCGACCCGCAGGCCCGGCGCGCCACCTGGGAGCTGGTGCGCGAGCTGCGGGCCGACGGCGTCGGTGTCGTACTGACCACGCACTTCATGGACGAGGCCGAGCAGCTGGCCGACGACGTCGTGATCATCGACGCGGGCCGGGCCGTCGCCCAGGGCAGCCCCGAGACGCTGTGCCGGGGCGGCGCCGAGAACACCCTGCGCTTCACCGGCCGCCCCGGGCTGGACCTCGGCTCGCTGCTGAAGGCGCTGCCCGACGGCTCGGCCGCCGACGAGCTCAGCTCCGGCGTCTACCGGATCAGCGGCACGATCGATCCGCAGCTGCTGGCCACGGTCACCTCCTGGTGCGCGCAGCACGGGGTGATGGCCGCCGGGATCTCCGTCGAGCGGCACACGCTGGAGGACGTCTTCCTCGAACTGACCGGCAAGGAGCTGCGCTGA